The following are encoded together in the Ralstonia insidiosa genome:
- a CDS encoding Tex family protein: MTDSVLQKIVSRIAVELAVKPHQVAAAVQLLDEGATVPFIARYRKEVTDNLDDTQLRNLEERLLYLRELEDRRAAILASIEEQGKLTDPLRAAIEAAETKQVLEDLYLPYKPKRRTRAQIARECGLEPLAQALLADPTLDPQAEAAKFVNGNPTADGGVPDVKAALDGARDILSEQFGETAELLGKVREHLWSQGLVSSTVVEGKETAEEEKFRDYYAYSEPIRNVPSHRALALFRGRNAGVLFVKLGLGEEQDAMSPHPCEIMIARHVGIENKGRAADKWLSDVCRWCWRVKVQPHIETELLTQLRESAEAEAIKIFGRNLHDLLLAAPAGPKAVMGVDPGIRTGCKIAVVDHTGKLLETATIYPHEPRRDWNGSLATMARLAKQHDVALVSIGNGTASRETDKLVQDLMRNMPELKLTKIVVSEAGASVYSASELAAKEFPELDVSLRGAVSIARRLQDPLAELVKIDPKSIGVGQYQHDVNQRELARALDAIVEDCVNAVGVDVNTASAPLLARVSGLNSILAKNIVEYRDANGAFSNRDALKKVPRLGDKTFEQAAGFLRINDGDNPLDRSSVHPEAYPVVKRILDSIKKGIGDVLGNREALRGLTAREFTDEKFGLPTVVDILAELEKPGRDPRPEFKTATFQDGVEDIKDLQPGMVLEGVVTNVAAFGAFIDIGVHQDGLVHVSALSTKFVRDPHEVVKPGQIVKVKVMEVDVKRNRIGLTMRLSDEPGQTPARTGGGDRPNGGGNRQGGQQRREAAPAGGAMAAAFAKLKR; the protein is encoded by the coding sequence ATGACCGATTCCGTGTTGCAGAAGATCGTCTCCCGCATTGCCGTTGAACTGGCGGTCAAGCCGCATCAGGTTGCCGCCGCCGTGCAACTGCTGGACGAAGGCGCCACCGTGCCCTTCATCGCACGTTACCGTAAGGAAGTGACGGACAACCTGGACGACACGCAACTGCGCAACCTGGAAGAGCGCCTGCTGTACCTGCGCGAGCTGGAAGACCGCCGCGCGGCGATCCTGGCTTCCATTGAAGAGCAAGGCAAGCTGACCGACCCACTGCGCGCGGCCATCGAAGCGGCCGAAACCAAGCAGGTGCTGGAAGACCTCTACCTGCCCTACAAGCCCAAGCGCCGCACGCGCGCCCAGATCGCTCGCGAATGTGGCCTGGAGCCGCTGGCGCAGGCGCTGCTGGCTGACCCGACGTTAGATCCGCAAGCCGAAGCCGCCAAGTTCGTCAACGGCAACCCAACCGCTGATGGCGGCGTGCCCGACGTGAAGGCCGCGCTGGACGGCGCGCGCGACATCCTCTCCGAACAATTTGGCGAAACCGCCGAGCTGCTGGGCAAGGTGCGCGAGCACCTGTGGAGCCAGGGCCTGGTCTCGTCGACGGTGGTGGAAGGCAAGGAAACCGCCGAGGAAGAAAAATTCCGCGATTACTACGCGTATAGCGAACCGATCCGCAACGTGCCGTCGCACCGCGCGCTGGCGCTGTTCCGCGGTCGCAATGCGGGCGTGCTGTTCGTGAAGCTGGGTCTGGGCGAAGAGCAGGACGCGATGAGCCCGCACCCGTGCGAAATCATGATCGCCCGCCATGTCGGCATCGAAAACAAGGGCCGCGCGGCGGACAAGTGGCTGTCGGACGTGTGCCGCTGGTGCTGGCGCGTCAAGGTGCAGCCGCATATCGAGACCGAACTGCTGACGCAGTTGCGCGAGTCGGCCGAAGCCGAGGCTATCAAGATCTTCGGCCGCAACCTGCATGACTTGTTGCTGGCAGCACCCGCTGGCCCGAAGGCCGTGATGGGCGTGGACCCGGGTATCCGCACGGGCTGCAAGATTGCCGTGGTTGACCACACCGGCAAGCTGCTGGAAACCGCCACGATCTACCCGCACGAGCCGCGCCGCGACTGGAACGGCTCGCTCGCGACGATGGCGCGTCTGGCCAAGCAGCACGACGTGGCGCTGGTCTCCATCGGCAACGGCACCGCCAGCCGCGAGACCGACAAGCTCGTGCAAGACCTGATGCGCAACATGCCGGAACTCAAGCTGACCAAGATCGTGGTGAGCGAGGCTGGCGCGTCGGTGTATTCGGCATCGGAGCTGGCGGCCAAGGAATTCCCGGAACTGGACGTGTCGCTGCGCGGCGCGGTGTCGATCGCCCGTCGCCTGCAAGACCCGCTGGCCGAGCTCGTGAAGATCGATCCGAAGTCGATCGGCGTCGGCCAGTACCAGCACGACGTGAACCAGCGCGAACTGGCCCGCGCACTGGACGCCATCGTCGAGGATTGCGTGAACGCGGTCGGCGTGGACGTGAACACGGCCTCTGCCCCCCTGCTGGCACGTGTTTCGGGCTTGAACTCGATCCTCGCCAAGAACATCGTCGAATACCGTGATGCCAATGGCGCGTTTTCCAACCGCGATGCGCTGAAGAAGGTGCCGCGCCTGGGCGACAAGACGTTCGAGCAGGCAGCAGGTTTCCTGCGCATCAATGACGGCGACAACCCGCTCGACCGCTCGTCCGTCCACCCGGAAGCGTATCCGGTGGTCAAGCGCATTCTGGACAGCATCAAGAAAGGCATCGGCGACGTGCTCGGCAACCGCGAGGCCCTGCGTGGCCTGACCGCCCGCGAGTTCACCGACGAGAAGTTCGGCCTGCCGACCGTGGTCGACATCCTGGCCGAACTGGAGAAGCCCGGCCGCGACCCGCGCCCCGAGTTCAAGACGGCCACGTTCCAGGACGGCGTGGAAGACATCAAGGACCTGCAACCCGGCATGGTGCTCGAAGGCGTGGTAACCAACGTGGCGGCCTTCGGCGCGTTCATCGACATCGGCGTGCATCAGGATGGGCTGGTACACGTGTCTGCACTCTCCACCAAGTTCGTGCGTGATCCGCACGAGGTGGTCAAGCCGGGCCAGATCGTCAAGGTCAAGGTGATGGAGGTGGATGTGAAGCGCAACCGTATCGGCCTGACGATGCGTCTGTCGGACGAGCCGGGCCAGACGCCGGCGCGCACCGGCGGCGGCGATCGCCCGAACGGCGGCGGCAATCGCCAAGGGGGTCAGCAACGCCGTGAGGCAGCACCGGCTGGTGGCGCGATGGCAGCCGCCTTCGCCAAGCTCAAGCGCTAA
- a CDS encoding potassium transporter Kup: MSQALTAAGVPPKTNVNLRAMVIGAVGVVFGDIGTSPLYSLKEAFNPEHGIPFSNTAVLGIISMLFWAMVIVVSLKYVLFVMRADNNGEGGILALMALSLRTANPNSKRMSLLMMLGVFGACMFYGDAVITPAISVLSAMEGLEIAAPALSPFVLPITLVILTALFLIQRSGTSVVGKLFGPVMLVWFAALAALGLMNLVKAPQILVAINPMYAISFLHDHALQAFIVLGSVFLVLTGAEALYADMGHFGARPIRWGWFFIVAPSLLLNYFGQGAMMLTDPSTIENPFYRSVPEALQLPMVVLAAAATVIASQAVISGAFSLTSQAIQLGFVPRMRIRYTSEAEIGQIYVPMVNWMLLILVIGVVLAFKKSDNLAAAYGIAVTTTMVITTVLAAVVMRSVWRWNTVLVTLVILGFLVVDLAFFAANLLKIRDGGWFPLMLGAGVFFLLMTWYKGKKLLRARSLEDGIPLEPFLAGLMAHPPHRVEGTAVFLTGNTDFVPVSLLHNLKHNRVLHERVIFISFVTRDIPYVDDKHRVTVRDLGGGIYIVKAEYGFKETPDVYRVLELGQPQIGTRCELMDTSFFIARESVVPSKLPGMSMWRERLFAWMHQNGAKPSDFFHIPANRVVELGTKVEI, encoded by the coding sequence ATGAGTCAAGCTCTTACAGCAGCAGGGGTCCCCCCCAAGACCAACGTCAACCTGCGTGCCATGGTGATCGGTGCGGTCGGTGTGGTGTTCGGCGACATCGGGACCAGCCCACTGTACTCGCTCAAGGAAGCGTTCAATCCGGAGCACGGCATTCCGTTCTCCAACACCGCGGTACTCGGCATCATTTCGATGCTCTTCTGGGCGATGGTGATCGTCGTGTCGCTCAAGTACGTACTGTTCGTCATGCGCGCCGACAACAACGGCGAAGGCGGCATCCTGGCGCTGATGGCGCTGTCGCTGCGCACGGCCAATCCGAATTCCAAGCGCATGTCGCTGCTGATGATGCTTGGCGTTTTCGGGGCGTGCATGTTTTATGGCGATGCAGTGATCACGCCGGCTATCTCTGTGCTCTCAGCCATGGAGGGCCTGGAGATCGCGGCGCCCGCGCTGTCGCCGTTTGTGTTGCCGATCACCCTGGTGATCCTGACAGCGCTGTTCCTGATCCAGCGCAGCGGAACATCGGTGGTCGGCAAGCTGTTTGGGCCCGTGATGCTGGTGTGGTTTGCTGCATTGGCGGCGCTGGGCCTGATGAACCTGGTGAAGGCCCCCCAGATTCTGGTGGCCATCAACCCGATGTATGCGATTTCGTTCCTGCATGACCACGCGCTGCAGGCGTTCATCGTGCTGGGCTCCGTGTTTCTGGTGCTGACCGGCGCCGAGGCGCTGTACGCGGACATGGGCCACTTCGGTGCGCGTCCGATCCGCTGGGGCTGGTTCTTTATCGTCGCACCGAGCCTGCTGCTGAACTACTTCGGCCAGGGCGCCATGATGCTGACCGATCCGAGCACGATCGAGAACCCGTTCTACCGCTCCGTGCCGGAGGCGCTGCAACTGCCGATGGTGGTGCTGGCGGCGGCCGCCACGGTCATTGCCTCACAGGCCGTGATTTCGGGCGCGTTCTCACTGACGAGCCAAGCGATTCAGCTGGGTTTCGTGCCGCGCATGCGTATCCGTTATACGTCGGAAGCCGAGATCGGCCAGATCTACGTGCCGATGGTCAACTGGATGCTGCTGATTCTGGTGATTGGCGTGGTGCTGGCGTTCAAGAAGTCCGACAACCTGGCTGCGGCCTATGGTATTGCCGTGACGACCACGATGGTCATCACCACGGTGCTGGCGGCGGTGGTGATGCGCTCGGTGTGGCGCTGGAACACGGTGCTGGTGACGCTGGTGATCCTGGGCTTCCTGGTGGTCGACCTGGCGTTCTTTGCGGCCAACCTGCTGAAGATTCGTGACGGCGGCTGGTTCCCGCTGATGCTGGGTGCTGGCGTGTTCTTCCTGCTGATGACCTGGTACAAGGGCAAGAAGCTGCTGCGCGCGCGCAGCCTGGAAGACGGCATTCCGCTGGAGCCATTCCTGGCAGGCCTGATGGCCCATCCGCCGCATCGCGTGGAAGGCACGGCGGTGTTCCTGACTGGCAATACCGACTTTGTGCCGGTGTCGCTGCTGCATAACCTGAAGCACAACCGCGTGCTGCACGAGCGTGTGATCTTCATCAGCTTCGTCACGCGCGACATTCCGTACGTGGATGACAAGCACCGCGTGACCGTGCGCGATCTAGGCGGCGGCATCTACATCGTCAAGGCCGAATATGGCTTCAAGGAAACGCCGGACGTGTACCGCGTGCTCGAACTTGGCCAGCCGCAGATCGGCACGCGCTGCGAACTGATGGATACGTCATTCTTCATCGCGCGTGAATCGGTGGTGCCGTCCAAGCTGCCGGGGATGTCGATGTGGCGCGAGCGCCTGTTTGCGTGGATGCATCAGAACGGCGCCAAGCCTTCGGACTTCTTCCATATCCCCGCTAACCGCGTGGTGGAGCTGGGGACCAAGGTCGAAATTTAA
- a CDS encoding DUF465 domain-containing protein, producing MDSDLNTISRRIIELQIEHRDLDFLIDKLASEIDHDELQLRRLKKRKLKLKDAITLLQLQLEPDVPA from the coding sequence ATGGACAGCGATCTGAACACGATCTCACGTCGCATCATCGAATTGCAGATCGAGCATCGCGATCTCGATTTCCTGATTGACAAGCTGGCGTCGGAAATCGATCACGACGAGCTGCAACTGCGGCGGCTCAAGAAGCGCAAGTTGAAACTCAAGGACGCGATCACGCTGCTACAGTTACAGCTTGAACCGGACGTGCCCGCCTGA
- a CDS encoding RluA family pseudouridine synthase — translation MKNRIKDYSPSPASDDAAADVSITSQETEDALDDEALDLPAVGGAEAAEPIVVEVPEVLHGERLDKALAKLLPDYSRSRLQQWIDAGAVRMDGAAVRPRAAVSGGARIEVVPQRAADENAFVAEPIDLDVVYEDDTLLVINKPAGLVVHPAAGNWSGTVLNGLLHRYPDAAQLPRAGIVHRLDKETSGLMVVARTLPAQTDLVRQLQARTVKRTYLALVWGETPEEATIDAPIGRDPRDRTRMAIIETASGKQARTHFKTLDVVDLGRAQVSLVRCQLETGRTHQIRVHFESEGHPLLGDPVYTRNFRRGKPQTIKAQLPVPFARQALHAVRLGLVHPASGKSVHWTAEVPDDFAELMEALDLDPDVDFN, via the coding sequence ATGAAAAATCGCATCAAGGATTATAGCCCAAGCCCCGCGTCAGACGACGCAGCGGCTGACGTTTCCATCACTTCGCAAGAAACCGAAGACGCGCTCGATGATGAGGCACTCGATCTGCCTGCCGTCGGCGGCGCAGAGGCGGCTGAGCCGATCGTCGTGGAGGTTCCTGAAGTTCTGCACGGAGAGCGCCTGGATAAGGCGCTGGCCAAGCTCCTGCCCGATTACTCGCGCAGCCGCCTGCAGCAATGGATCGACGCCGGTGCCGTGCGCATGGATGGCGCGGCGGTGCGCCCGCGCGCGGCGGTATCCGGCGGCGCTCGCATCGAGGTCGTGCCACAACGCGCGGCCGATGAGAACGCCTTCGTGGCCGAGCCAATCGACCTGGACGTCGTCTACGAAGACGACACGCTGCTCGTCATCAACAAGCCGGCCGGCCTGGTTGTGCACCCGGCTGCAGGCAACTGGAGTGGCACGGTGCTCAACGGCTTGCTGCATCGCTATCCCGATGCCGCTCAATTGCCGCGCGCGGGCATCGTGCACCGTCTCGATAAAGAAACCTCCGGCCTAATGGTCGTCGCCCGTACGTTGCCCGCACAGACCGATCTCGTGCGTCAGCTGCAAGCGCGCACGGTCAAGCGGACCTATCTGGCGCTGGTCTGGGGTGAAACGCCAGAAGAGGCCACCATCGATGCGCCGATCGGCCGTGATCCGCGCGACCGCACCCGCATGGCCATCATCGAGACGGCCAGCGGTAAGCAGGCGCGTACGCATTTCAAGACGCTCGACGTGGTGGACCTGGGGCGTGCGCAGGTGTCGCTGGTGCGCTGCCAGCTTGAGACCGGCCGTACGCATCAGATTCGCGTGCATTTTGAGTCCGAGGGGCACCCGTTGCTGGGCGATCCGGTCTACACGCGTAACTTCCGTCGCGGCAAACCGCAGACGATCAAGGCGCAGTTGCCGGTGCCGTTTGCGCGGCAGGCGCTACACGCCGTGCGCCTTGGGCTTGTACACCCTGCATCCGGCAAGTCGGTCCATTGGACGGCCGAAGTGCCTGACGATTTCGCAGAGCTGATGGAAGCCCTGGACCTGGACCCCGATGTCGATTTCAACTGA
- a CDS encoding quinone-dependent dihydroorotate dehydrogenase — translation MLNALYPLARPLLFSMDPEDAHHFTLSQLKRAHAMGFSSCIGARIAPQPRTVMGVTFPNPVGLAAGLDKDGAYIDALGALGFGFIEVGTVTPRAQPGNPRPRMFRLPAANALINRMGFNNGGVDAFINNVKASKWREAGGVLGLNIGKNADTPIDRAVDDYLHCLERVYPHASYVTVNISSPNTKNLRQLQGASELDSLLGTLRDAQQRLADQHKRYVPVALKIAPDLDDDQIANVADALLRHKMDGVIATNTTISREAVSGLAHAEEAGGLSGQPVREGSTRVIRALRGLLGDAVPIIGVGGILAGEHAREKIDAGAQLVQLYTGLIYRGPSLVAECARALAR, via the coding sequence GTGCTCAACGCCCTGTACCCGCTTGCCCGCCCGCTGCTGTTTTCGATGGACCCCGAAGACGCGCACCACTTTACGTTGAGCCAGCTCAAGCGGGCGCATGCGATGGGATTCTCCAGTTGCATTGGCGCGCGCATTGCGCCGCAACCGCGCACGGTGATGGGCGTGACGTTTCCGAACCCGGTTGGGTTGGCTGCCGGCCTAGACAAGGACGGCGCCTATATTGATGCGCTTGGCGCGCTCGGCTTCGGCTTTATCGAGGTGGGCACGGTCACGCCGCGCGCACAGCCAGGCAACCCGCGCCCACGCATGTTCCGCTTGCCGGCCGCGAACGCGCTGATCAACCGCATGGGCTTCAACAATGGCGGCGTCGATGCGTTCATCAATAACGTGAAGGCATCGAAGTGGCGTGAGGCAGGTGGCGTGCTCGGCCTGAACATCGGCAAGAACGCTGATACCCCGATCGACCGCGCCGTCGACGATTACCTGCATTGCCTGGAGCGCGTGTATCCGCACGCCAGCTATGTGACGGTGAACATCTCGTCGCCGAATACGAAGAACCTGCGCCAGCTCCAGGGCGCGAGCGAACTCGACAGCCTGCTCGGTACGTTGCGCGATGCACAGCAGCGACTGGCTGATCAGCACAAGCGCTACGTGCCGGTGGCACTGAAGATCGCACCGGACCTGGACGACGACCAGATCGCCAATGTGGCCGATGCCTTGCTGCGCCACAAGATGGATGGCGTGATCGCCACCAATACGACGATCAGCCGCGAAGCCGTGAGTGGCCTGGCCCATGCGGAAGAGGCGGGCGGCCTGTCGGGTCAGCCGGTACGTGAAGGATCGACGCGAGTGATTCGCGCGTTGCGTGGTTTGCTGGGCGATGCTGTACCGATTATCGGCGTGGGCGGCATCTTGGCGGGCGAGCACGCGCGCGAAAAGATCGACGCTGGCGCACAGCTTGTGCAGCTCTATACCGGGTTAATCTATCGCGGTCCGTCGCTGGTGGCGGAGTGTGCCCGCGCGCTGGCGCGCTAA
- a CDS encoding NUDIX hydrolase: protein MKFCSNCGQPVVSRIPAGDNRLRDVCDHCNTIHYVNPRNVVGTVPVWNDQVLLCKRAIEPRYGFWTLPAGFMEIGETTAQAAERETQEEAGARIEIGELYSVLNVPHVHQVHLFYLARLSDLDFAPGEESLEVALFNEADIPWDDLAFPTVIHTLRCFFADRAAGKLTDGSFRLHTLDIYKPMRSATVDTPATTS from the coding sequence ATGAAATTCTGTTCCAACTGCGGCCAGCCAGTCGTCTCGCGCATTCCCGCCGGCGACAACCGACTGCGCGACGTTTGCGATCACTGCAATACAATTCACTACGTGAATCCGCGCAACGTGGTCGGCACCGTGCCCGTGTGGAACGATCAGGTCCTGCTGTGCAAACGTGCCATCGAGCCGCGCTACGGTTTCTGGACCTTGCCCGCGGGCTTCATGGAAATTGGTGAGACCACCGCGCAAGCCGCCGAGCGCGAAACGCAGGAAGAAGCCGGCGCCCGCATCGAGATCGGTGAACTGTATTCGGTGCTGAACGTGCCGCACGTGCACCAGGTGCACCTGTTCTACCTAGCCAGACTAAGCGATCTCGATTTCGCACCGGGCGAGGAAAGCCTGGAAGTCGCGCTCTTCAATGAAGCCGACATCCCCTGGGACGACCTCGCCTTCCCGACCGTCATCCATACGCTTCGCTGCTTCTTTGCCGACCGCGCTGCAGGCAAACTGACCGACGGCAGCTTCCGCCTCCACACGCTGGACATCTACAAGCCAATGCGCTCGGCCACGGTCGACACACCGGCCACGACGTCGTAA
- a CDS encoding ATP-dependent DNA helicase, translated as MTSLVPQTAPPNDSDAAGGTSASAAVPVDAHHAELATLFADDGTLAKGIDSYRPRSSQLTMAQAVANAIEAADSLIVEAGTGTGKTYAYLVPAMLWGGKVIVSTGTKNLQDQLFLRDIPTVRKALNAPVSVALLKGRANYVCHYHLERTSQNGRLSSRQDAAWLRQINLFLKTTKTGDKAEMSTVPENAPVWNLVTSTRDNCLGSDCAYYKDCFVMRARKEAQQADVVVVNHHLFFADVMLKDTGMAELLPAANTIIFDEAHQLPETATLFFGETISTNQILELARDAVAEGLSHARDAVDWVAIAAPLERAARDLRLVFRQDGARLSIKQIDNDQATAKPFYEVLPKLEQALSDFTGALEAQAERAETIEQCHRRAAALCDQLDAWANPKPPPVVKNEEGETVETAPFDERVRWVEVFANSVQLHLTPLSIAPIFSRQRAGQPRAWIFTSATLSVRGNFTHYAAQLGLNRDRSMTLDSPFDYASQGLLYVPRDLPQPSDPRFTDAVLDAALPMIEAAGGRTFVLCTTLRAVNRAAERLADEFAQRGWDFPLLVQGQASRTELLDRFRTLGNAVLIGSQSFWEGVDVRGEALSLVVIDKLPFAPPDDPVLSARMEALEKKGLSPFAVHQLPHAVITLKQGAGRLIRSETDRGVLMICDPRLVEKNYGRQIWQSLPPFKRTREADTAAGFLRSLQPDTPLAEAASD; from the coding sequence TTGACTTCGCTTGTCCCCCAGACCGCGCCGCCGAATGATTCCGATGCGGCTGGCGGCACCTCTGCTTCCGCAGCCGTCCCTGTCGATGCCCATCATGCTGAACTGGCGACACTCTTTGCCGACGACGGCACGCTGGCCAAAGGTATCGACTCGTATCGGCCGCGCAGCTCGCAACTGACGATGGCGCAGGCGGTGGCCAACGCCATCGAGGCCGCCGATTCGCTCATCGTCGAAGCCGGCACGGGCACGGGCAAGACCTACGCGTACCTAGTTCCGGCGATGTTGTGGGGCGGCAAGGTGATCGTGTCCACGGGGACGAAGAACCTGCAGGATCAACTCTTCCTGCGTGACATCCCGACGGTGCGCAAGGCGCTGAACGCGCCGGTGTCGGTGGCGTTGCTCAAGGGGCGCGCGAACTACGTCTGCCATTACCACCTGGAACGCACGTCACAGAACGGGCGTCTGTCTTCGCGTCAGGATGCGGCGTGGCTGCGCCAGATCAATCTCTTCCTGAAGACCACGAAGACGGGCGACAAGGCCGAGATGTCCACCGTGCCCGAGAACGCACCGGTGTGGAACCTCGTTACGTCCACGCGCGACAACTGCCTCGGCTCCGATTGCGCGTACTACAAGGATTGCTTTGTCATGCGTGCCCGCAAGGAGGCGCAGCAGGCCGATGTGGTGGTGGTCAATCATCACCTGTTCTTTGCAGACGTGATGCTGAAGGACACGGGGATGGCCGAGTTGCTGCCGGCGGCCAACACGATCATCTTCGACGAAGCGCACCAGTTGCCCGAAACTGCCACGCTGTTCTTTGGCGAGACGATTTCGACCAACCAGATTCTGGAACTGGCACGCGATGCCGTGGCCGAGGGCCTGTCGCATGCGCGTGATGCCGTGGACTGGGTTGCCATTGCCGCGCCGCTGGAGCGCGCTGCACGTGATTTGCGCCTGGTATTCCGTCAGGACGGCGCGCGCCTATCCATCAAGCAGATCGACAACGATCAGGCGACAGCCAAGCCGTTCTACGAGGTGCTGCCGAAGCTGGAGCAAGCGCTGTCGGATTTCACAGGCGCGTTGGAGGCTCAGGCCGAACGTGCAGAGACCATTGAGCAATGCCATCGCCGCGCCGCCGCGCTGTGCGACCAGCTGGATGCATGGGCCAACCCCAAGCCGCCGCCCGTGGTGAAGAACGAAGAGGGTGAGACGGTGGAAACCGCGCCGTTCGATGAACGCGTGCGTTGGGTCGAGGTGTTTGCCAATTCTGTGCAACTGCATTTGACGCCACTGTCCATCGCGCCGATCTTTTCGCGCCAGCGAGCGGGCCAGCCGCGCGCATGGATCTTCACCTCCGCCACGCTGTCGGTGCGCGGCAACTTCACGCATTACGCGGCACAGCTTGGGCTGAATCGAGATCGGTCGATGACGCTGGACAGCCCATTCGACTATGCGTCGCAGGGCTTGCTCTATGTGCCGCGTGATCTGCCGCAACCGAGCGATCCGCGCTTTACGGATGCCGTGCTCGACGCTGCTTTGCCGATGATCGAGGCGGCGGGCGGCAGGACCTTCGTGCTGTGCACGACGCTGCGTGCCGTTAACCGGGCAGCCGAACGTCTGGCCGATGAGTTTGCCCAGCGCGGCTGGGATTTTCCGCTGCTTGTGCAGGGGCAGGCCAGCCGCACCGAGTTGCTCGATCGTTTCCGCACACTCGGCAATGCCGTGCTGATCGGCAGCCAGAGTTTCTGGGAGGGCGTGGACGTGCGTGGCGAGGCGTTGTCGCTGGTGGTCATCGACAAGCTGCCGTTTGCGCCGCCCGATGATCCGGTGCTGAGTGCGCGTATGGAAGCACTGGAAAAAAAGGGCTTGAGCCCATTCGCCGTGCACCAGTTGCCGCACGCCGTCATCACGCTCAAGCAAGGAGCAGGGCGGTTGATTCGCTCCGAGACCGATCGCGGTGTGCTGATGATCTGCGACCCGCGCCTGGTGGAGAAGAACTACGGCCGGCAGATCTGGCAGAGCCTGCCGCCGTTCAAGCGCACGCGCGAGGCCGACACGGCAGCGGGTTTTCTGCGCTCGCTGCAGCCGGATACGCCGCTGGCAGAAGCAGCATCAGACTGA
- a CDS encoding outer membrane protein assembly factor BamD, whose translation MSVTSVKQARFGVRIRAQIGAVLAVGFACLTISACGILPEQQDETAGWSANKLYSEAKESLDGGDYAKAVKYYEKLESRYPFGPFAQQAQIETAYANYKDGETAAALAAVDRFIQLHPNHPSVDYAYYLKGLINFNDNLGWLGRFSNQDLSERDPKAARAAYDAFKTLITRFPNSKYTPDATARMQYIVNAMAEHEVGAARYYYRRGAYLAAVNRAQDAIKDYDRAPAVEEALYIMMKSYEALGMKDMRDDTERIIKQNYPSSDFLAFGQRKKDKPWYQMW comes from the coding sequence ATGTCGGTCACGAGCGTAAAGCAGGCGCGTTTTGGAGTACGAATCCGCGCACAAATCGGAGCAGTGTTGGCGGTAGGGTTTGCATGCCTGACCATTTCGGCCTGCGGCATCCTGCCAGAACAGCAAGACGAAACGGCTGGCTGGTCAGCCAACAAATTATATTCTGAAGCGAAGGAATCGCTCGATGGCGGCGACTACGCCAAGGCCGTCAAGTACTACGAAAAGCTCGAAAGCCGCTATCCGTTCGGCCCGTTTGCTCAGCAAGCGCAGATCGAAACCGCCTACGCCAACTACAAGGATGGCGAAACTGCTGCTGCACTGGCTGCGGTTGATCGCTTCATCCAGTTGCACCCGAACCACCCCAGCGTCGATTACGCCTACTACCTCAAGGGCCTGATCAACTTCAACGACAACCTGGGCTGGCTTGGCCGCTTCTCGAACCAAGACCTGAGCGAACGCGACCCCAAGGCAGCGCGCGCCGCCTACGACGCGTTCAAGACGCTGATCACGCGCTTCCCGAACAGCAAGTACACGCCGGACGCGACCGCACGCATGCAGTACATCGTGAACGCGATGGCCGAGCATGAAGTGGGCGCTGCACGCTACTACTATCGCCGTGGCGCTTACCTTGCCGCAGTCAACCGCGCGCAGGACGCCATCAAGGATTACGACCGCGCGCCGGCAGTTGAGGAAGCGCTGTACATCATGATGAAGTCGTACGAAGCGCTGGGCATGAAGGACATGCGCGACGACACCGAGCGCATCATCAAGCAGAACTACCCGAGCAGCGATTTCCTCGCCTTCGGTCAGCGCAAGAAAGACAAGCCGTGGTACCAGATGTGGTAA